TAGTTAGAgctatttatatgttttttctgtcttatagcgcccccaagtggcagaggtgcgcaattttttttatttgaccaaagattgagcttatacaaatgtgtaccgagtttgatgaagatatctcattccgttcaagagttatagctaaaataacatttggctaacgttagcatagttGCTTTTTGGGCGTACTGTTTCGCGTAAgaatcaaaatttcaacttttttttgataattattgatattgagtgtccagagaatatttctgcagtggtttggttctgatcgggggtgaaaaaaacctaggactagttcgcaaaagtaggtttcagatATAACTCGATTTTGCGAGAAAACGATGCGCCGTAGAGCGAAAAAAGCAGCAGAGCAATTTTGTTCGGGCTAACCCAAGGATTGCAACGATGCcatgtttttgagtctacgacaaACGGTTTACGAGCTacagccaaaaatgtctgaaatttttgtattttgcgctgtagcgcccccgttaggccgattggggCCGGTTCTTTGCGCCTGAGTAGCGAGCAAGACTACTACCTTTTGACcaagtttcagctctctaggccttacggtttgggctGCCCGTTCAGTTTTaaggcggaagaataataataataataataataataataaaaatcctaacaattacaatagggtttcagcactgcgtgcttgaacccctaataataatattaaatgagaGAATAACACAGACGTGAAAATGCACTATCCGAACTTAAATGGTTGTGATTCATGAACGCTTTGCAGTGCAGACCTGAGGTTGGTCTTTTTGTAAAGAAGACGagcagaattacaaaaaaaaaaaagaaaaattaaagtgtaaaaaagTTTAGTTAAGTTTAGCCTactgaaaagaaaatgtgttgcactaaattgttttagtttatataaaataaatattttacagaatgttttagatatacagtatatatatatatatatatatatatatatatttatatatatatatatatatatatatatatatatatatatatatgccataacTATGGCTTTAGTTATGTtgcaaatttgaagttgatataaaaaaaaattgaggttcctgtgagattttgtttaggCGCTATACCAAAAACAGCCACCAGGTGACAAGAAAAAatccaatgattttttttttttttttagaaaattgaagtttttgtttgtttttttttttataaggaaaaaaatatagaGATTAAAAATTATTGGTTATCATCCACACACCCAGTTGATTTATACATGCACcatgaataactttgaaatatataagacgATGAGCCGAGTTTTAGAGGTTTGACCACACTTTCTCCCAAGTCGACAGATAAATTAAGGTCAGATAATTCCCGATTCCatccaatgattttttttttttttaatatcctacatttttattcacaaatgtatGCATTTCTCTCACAATATTACTTCTATCACAAAATATCCATATTGGAaccttgagactcagacctttcaaATGATATGTGTTTTGTCAAGATCAGGAAaagttttgattataaaatattgcagtacattttgtaatatgacacttgtcACCGCCCACTAGGGGGAGGAGCCTGCAAAAGTGTTTAAAGTGCCATTTCCATAGTAACACAATGATTCAATTCAACAAGtatttcacaggatgaatttttAGTGTTTAAGCTTTCAAATCTAATTTAGGAAGATCACTAAAACATGATAGGGAACAGGGTATAAGGATAAGTGTCCATAGTGGGATGCTAACATTGGTATGTGACTTATTGTGGTATATTCAGTGGTATATTCCATCTCATTACTATTGTCTGTATAATTGTCAGTCTAAAAATAGCACACTTCTCCTCCATCTGCTGCTTTATCAGAGAGGAGCCTGCTAATCTTATTCCATCAATTACAcaggaatataaaatataagcacagtttattaattttgtgcaaataaagacaAACATGCTTTTAATTTACGGCAAAAGAAAATCTTTCTTGAACAAAAACCAAGCAGCatgacacaaaattaaaatgatttatttttgtgcattacatttttttaaattagcaagTCACAACATGCATCTCATTCCCAAAAACAATAAGATTTTATGAACTAAACACAAATTTTCTCAAAGACTGagcattttgtgacatgctgGGAAAGGTACTTCCTTTTATCCACAAAATGTTTACTCTAATGTGCAAGTGATGAGTCCATCCTGAAGAGGAGGGATTTGCAAACTGGTGCCTTtccaaagttttattttaaatcaagacAAAAGGCTTCTGTTATTGTTGTCCACAGAAACACGATCCTAAGTGAAACTTTTCCACACGTTGCACGAGTTGCCATCCATGTTTTGCAGTAATGCTTTTCTCTTATTTGACACAGTGGGATTTGGTTTGTACCCTCCGTCCACTCAAACAGATGAGCCAGACCATTTACATGGGAGGAGTGCTGACAGGTGCCATTATATTTGGAGGCTTATCTGACCGGTAAAGCATCCATAACCTGCTGCCTCCGCTGTCATTATAACACCttcacaaaaaacacattcacatttgaTGCTTTTTTGGACAGTAAAAAGATGCAGTAAACTATGTGTGTGATTATTCTTCACTAGTACACATGTGAGGTCACAAATCAATGATGTACAAGTGCATTTAAACCAAATGCCAAATGTTGCATATCTTAAGCTGTGTTCACACTGACACTAATGATCTCAAATAGGCCTAGTAACAAGAAGACTGTTAGACTTCAGTCTCAAATGTTGTAAAGGGGAGTTGGTgctgttttgaaatcaaattggCTGCAATGAAATCAAAGCAATCAGTCCACTAGAAAACAAAACCTAAACCTGGACATTTTAAGCAATTTAGAAGTCCCAGCCAGGACATGTCTGGGAAATATAGGACATATGGTTACTCTACTGTACACTTTGGGACTATCTCAAGTGCTCATGGATCGTTGTATGCAAGGTtagaacctgcaaccttctggagACCAGCtcaggttgtttttcatgtttccaACTGAAGGCCAAGCTGAATGTCAACATATTCATGATTATCTTTCTATTACTGGCAAATGGTTTTGAGAACAAAATCTTAACATGGATTTCTAACTGATTATCTGCACTACAGCccaccattcattcattcattcattcattcattcattcattcattcattcattcattcattcatttattccttCCTTTATTTAATGGATTACGgaaacatcattttgaagcagtGAAGGTGATTTCAGAGTCCGTTCTTTGCTCTTTATTCTCCTGTAGGTTTGGGCGAAAGGGCATGCTGATCTGGTCATATTTTCAGCTCGCTGTCTTAGGCACGTTCACGGCTCTCTCTCCGTCTTACGTGGTTTACTGCGTCTTCAGATTCCTGACAGGAATGTCTGTGTCCGGAGTCATTCTCAACGCCGTCTCACTCAGTGAGTGTCTCTCTTCACTCATTAGAAAGGAACTGATTGGTTTATCCAACATACAAAAAAGATTAACACAGAAAAgtcaattattataaatgtctatactcacactgttgttcaaaagtttggggtcagtaagatttgtaatgttttttgaagaagtctcttctgcgcatcaagcctgcatttatttgttcagaaatacagaaaacaactgtaatattgtggaatattattgcaatttaaaataatggttttctgttttaatatattttaaaatataatttattcctgtgatgcaaagctgtattttcagcatcattactccagccttcagtgtcacatgatcttcagaaatcattctaatatgatgatttattatcaatgttggaaacagttgtgctgcttcatatctttttggaaactgtgatacttttttcaggattctttgatgaataaaaagttaaatagaacagcacttattcaaaatagaatcttttgtaacaatatacactaccgttcagtattataatttttctttctttcattttttttttattttttttgaaagatatgaatgcttttactcagcaaggatgtgttaaattgataaaaagtgataaagacttatattgttagaaaagatttctattttgaataaatgctgttatttttaattttattcactgaaaaaagtatcacaggttcaaaaaaaaaaaaaaaaaatattaagcagcaaaactgtttccaacattaataataattcatgaatattagaatgatttctgaagatcatgtgacactgaagactgcagtaatgatgctgaaaaatcagctttgatcacagaaataaattacaatttaaagtatattaaaatattattttaaatagtaatgatattctacattattactgtttttttctgtatttctggtcaaataaatgcaccctgaAACAGCATTGCAGCActgaaaatcttactgatcccaaactttttaacagcagtgtatattattttactttttaaagaaaaactgtgAAGGTAAGTGTCTATAAGACAACACTTGGAAAATATTATCACTGACACTGTCAGATGAgaactaaattgagctgaataatggaGCTGTTATCTTCTACAGAGCAGCTGAAACACATTAACTGTGGTTTTCCTGTTTATACTGTGAAGCTGCATTTAAACAGTAGCACCTGCATTATATAAAGTGCTACATAAATATTTGTGAGTTGAAATGCTCATGTTTTCTTAGAGGTGGAGTGGATTCCTACTAAGGCTCGGACGCTGGTGGGCACCATCTCATCTTTCTTCTTCACGTTCGGTCAGATGATTCTAGCTGGAGTGGCATACAGTCTGAAGGACTGGCGCAAAATACACGTGGCCGTCTGTCTTCCTTTCTTTGCCTTCTTCATCTACAGCTGGTAAACGATTACTCAAACGAATCTTTGatgctgaataaaatgtaaatcatgacatactgtatattactggTGCATGTGACTGACCCCAGGTGCATAAGAATGATTTGAACAAAGATGTAGAAAGGAAAGAACACTAAATGCAAGATAAAACCAGGCATCTTTAAACAAGAGGTCTTACGAGTCTTTGGTCTCATTTCAAAGATTGTGTTGATTCTGCATTTCCAAAGGTTTTAAACACACATAGACTTATTAGAACTATTGAAATCCTGCACAGCTTACAAAAGATGCAGCACATATATAATAACACGTCCAGAGATGTCTCCATGTCAAAGGTGGTACTCTGAGTCTGCTCGCTGGCTGGTGCTGAACGGTCGCTCTGAAGAAGCGCTGAAACATCTCCACCGTGTGGCTAAAATCAACGGCAAGCCCGAGATGACAGAGAAGATCACTTTAGAGGTTTCTCATTAGCCTATAGCAACATTACACATTTCATATCAGTGTGtgccgaccccaaacatttaacgACAGTGGACCTCTTCATGTTTAGGTGCTGGAGTCACACATGCAGAAAGAAGTTCAGTCCAGTAAGAGCATTCACACTGTGTTTGATCTCCTAAAAACCCCAACCATGAGGAAGATATCCATGTGCCTGATGGTCGTCTGGTGAGAATCGGTTTGATCTGTTTCTGTCTGTACAATGCAAGAAATCTGTATGATGATTACGGCTactattatgtataaatatacattaatcgTACTGCTTCATACTGTATTGCATACTCTAATTTGGGTGttctgattccaaaaatagtggCAAAAAATTGTGCTTgcttttgcataaaaaatatgatgcatttcgtAGCATTTTtgtgcagtgaagaagtcttgtgTTGTCCCTGCAGCAGAAAAACACCACAAAGCCATGATTCCTGTCTGAATCTGAACCAGATTGCAACTACTTTTCAATTCTCATCTTATTTTCATATGCATGAATGCATGTtatgcctaatcctgatttcaTGGTCAGAATTATAGTGACAGagtaaaaaatgcaaacatgagtCAGATGTTTGTTTCTACTACATCCAAACAGCCacagaaaatgacagattttaaatataaacttgtgTTCATGTACAGTTCTCACACAATAAATTCAAAAgagtatttgaacatatttttccaCTTCTTTGCACTTTGTTGTAAAGGAGTGAAAAAATATATGCACATTgtaaattaaacaatacattttgaataattcTATAAAACCGAAAACTTCTGATTGCTTTTCATTCCAAAGCGAATTAAAGctgatacataaatataattagaaaaatcTGCATTCTTATTTTGTGAGGGGAAAAACTGTATGTGATGGAAAGGTTTTGAATTCTGCATTAGATAATATTAGGCCTTTTTTGGAAACCAgcagatttttattgtttttaaataaataaatgaatactgttGTTCTTCCGAACAGGTTTTCGACTAGTTTTGCGTATTATGGTCTGGCCATGGACCTGCAGAAGTTCGGGGTGAACATCTATCTGATGCAGATCATCTTTGGCGCAGTAGATTTTCCGGCTAAACTGGTCGCTCTTCTGATGCTGAGCTTTCTGGGCCGACGCATAACCCAAGGCACATGTCTCCTCATGTCAGCGTCTGTAATATTCGCTAACATTTTTGTTCCTAAAGGTAAGACAATGATGATGTCTTTATTATAAGGCCATCATCATCCACCTAATGCGAAGACACTGACTTtctaaactgtaaataaatgacTGCTTCTATAGAGAAGACAAAATAATGATGTAAATACAAGTacaaaaagaaatcatattttcacAAGTAAGAAGATTTGGCAAAAAGTACTGTTAAATGTCATATGTCATGTGACAACACAAGCCTCTCTCCAGTATGATGCACATCTTTCAATCGTTTATATTAACTGCTAATGAAGCTGTGTGTCTTTGCAGATATGCAGATCACAAGGACAGCGCTCGCCGTTCTCGGAAAGGGCTTCACGTCAGCGTCCTTTACTTGTATCTATCTATTTACTGGAGAGCTTTACCCTACTGTCATCAGGTCAGAATAAACCAACTATAGAAGACAAACTAGATTTGTCTGAAGCAGCCAAAGGTGATTGTTTTGTATTAATCATTAAGCTGTTAGGCAACTATCATCAAAACGGTATTAGTATGTGTCTTGTTGCATCATAATACCGTGGTATATGAATATAGGCTAATCATTTAGATATTAGTCCTAAATATTAGTGCCATGGTATAGTAAACGTGTATCTGCAAAGcagcaaattaaacattttaattaaataaagcattGTGATGATGTTTTATGCAAAgtgtttatatacaaaaaaataaaattatataaaaaataaaacttttgactAATTGATATGGTATTTTCAGGTGATGTTTATGGCACCTATGAATGGTTCAGGAGCTTTAAAAAGTAtgcttttattaattcataatggTTTACACGCATTATGGTATGATGACTATAACAAGACCAGTCccatgaaaatatataaacaatacatttgcTAAAAAATTTCGGTAGTCCAAAAACAATCAGACTTCcccgtttgcctgaggctctggatcaCAGGTAATAATGTGGTAAAtagtgttcagtttcttgcacagactgatcgtttcactTCTTAAGAACTaaatatatcgtcaggagccacagggATTCATTTTGGTTTCCTTGATATGcatttttttgactctcaaagtgccaGTAGCAGCTGACTTGcgttttatgaatcaccaaggaccacggtttcagctaaaaatcttcttttctgttctgctgaataaaaaaagtcacctacatcttggatggccagactTAAcagcaattaaagggatagttcaccccccacCCCAAGCCATCCTAGTGTATAtgatttcttctttcagacaaatacaattggagttatatttaaaaatgtcctggctcttccaagctttataatggcagtgaatgggtgttaatattcaatagtccaataaagcgcatccatccatcataaaaagtgtcccacGTGGCTGCGGGGGTGAATAAAAGCCTCCTGAAGTGaagcgatgcatttgtgtaagaaaaatatccctatttaaaactttataaaccatgatctctagcttccactaaccATCTTCCAAGACGCAACAGCTTCTCTCGCTCCCGACAGAAtggtgttttcatgtgttttgtcctttgagtcgcagtgtttttgtacgtcttcatcgcgtctacctgtctttaagtgCGCATACAGttgtgagtttctgctggatgtcgacagaaccacatttttagaattaaattcCGTGCACGTGGAAGAGCTGCGTGacctcggtctgctccggaggcctacaccatcactgacccccactgctgcatctcgcccacagcggaggtgccacaagctgcatgagaggaagcagaagaggggtaagcgcggaggtatcggggctaggctaacggctaacccactcAAGCCAGCTATCCctaccatcgtactggctaacttacgctctttggacaataaactggactacatccgattactacgctcaactcagaggactgtaggaaactgttgtgttgtgttgtaaaaatacaccaacacattaactttccaacacaaggtaataacattttaaactttgtttacaccacacagagaggagcttacaaagacccgaagaagccgtctccattctgcttcaatgactaccgtccagttgcacttactcctattctcatgaagtgctttgaacggctagtcatgcaccatatcaagtctgccctccccctccctggaccccttccagtttgaatatcggtccaaccggtcgaccaaTGACGCCATcacaactaccctccactcagcactcacacatctagagaaaagaGACTCATACATCAGAATTCTGTTCATAGagttcagttcagcattcaagacaatcatccctcaacagctcattcacaaactggtccagctggggctcaacacttcactgtgcaactggctgttggactttctgactggaagatctcaggcagtacgggtcggcagcaacacatccagcaccatcacactgaacactgggggcccacaaggatgtgtgctgagccccctcctcttcgaTCTGCTGACCCATGACCACACACCTTCACAGAACTCCTCCCCCTTTttttaagtttgcggatgacatgaCTGTAGTGGGTCTCATCAGCagcagagatgagacaaactacaggagcgaggtgagccgcctggccgggtggtgcagtgaaaacaatctctctctgaacgtggagaagacgaaggagattgttgttgacttcaggagagctcacactcagcatgttcctctgaccatcaacggggcgactgtggagagagtgagcagcaccaagttcctgggtgtgcacatctcagaggacctctcctggaccgaaaacagcgcagcactggccaagaaatcacagcagcgtctctacttcctccgcaaactgagaagagccagagccccggcacccatcatgtgcaccttctacagaggcaccatcgagagcatcctgacgggctgcatcactgtgtggtatggcgcatatggagagcagctgagaagatcattggtgtctttctcccctccctccaggacatttacggaagccgtctcactcgcaaagtcCTCTgtatcgcaggtgatcccactcacccgtcacacagcttcttcaatctgctgccatcagggaggagactgcagagtctccaggccaggaccagcagactgaaggacagcttcattcatcaggctgtcaggaagctgaactcgctcccaaaCTTGCAACCCCTACCcccttctgccccaggcaccactgaactatgatacttcactgtttgttcacttcactggtttgcactctatctgccatgtgccttgcgctgctttatttaactttatttttatttttattatttttttttacatgcccttatttgtatagttgtattttatattttatatttaatctgtatctatctgtatttttaggctctactgttagtgttatctgtatgcaccatgggtctgagagtaacgcaatttaaattctctgtatgtacagtacaggtcaaaagtttggaaacattactatttttaatgtttttgaaagaagtctcttctgctcatcaagcctgcatttatttgatcaaaaatactgaaaaaaacagttatattgtgaaatattattacaacttaaaataatagttttctatttgaatatactttaaaaaaataatttattcctgtgatgcaaagctgaattttcagcatcattactccagccttcagtgtcacatgtaacatccagtctatcacatgatcatttagaaatcattctaatattctgatttattatgagtgttggaaacagttctgctgtctaatatatttgatgaataaaaggttaaaaagaactgcatttattaaaaaaaaaaaaaaattctaataatatatatcctaataatacattttctttactatcactttttatcaatttaacacatccttgctgaataaatgtattgattttatttaaaaaaaaagaaagaaaaaaaaaattactgaccccaaattactgaccagtagtgtatattgttattacaaaatatttatattttaaaaacatagcttcttcttcttttttttttcttttttttactttttattcatcaaagcatcctaaaaaagtatcacatgttctgaaaaaaatattaagcagcagaactgtttccaaatttgacaatgaatcatcatattataatgatttctaaaggatcatgtgataatgatccttaaaattcagctttgcatcacagaaataaatgataatttaaagtataataaatttaaaaacaattattttaaattgtaataatatatcacaatattacatttttcgtctgtatttttgatcaaataaatgcaggcttgatgagcagaagaaacttctttcaaaaacattaaaaatagtaatgtttccaaacttttgacctgtactgtatgtactgtacatgtggaagaattgacaataaagcagacttgacttgactgtcgtagctaaccaaacagttgctggtagccattgacttccatagtatggacaaaaaaaacatacagtcgAAGTCTTTGGAAACCAGAAACTATTTAATTATCATCATTCTTCAAactatcttattttgtgttcaacagaataaagaaactcaaCTTGAAAAAACATTCATATACTTTATGATACCTAATTCATTAACTAATATCAATAAATAGAATCTTATTATAAAGTGGTACCAGAAATAATACATAACCGAGAGAGTAAGACATATTACTGTACGGTAGTTTTAATATGTCTAATGATAATAAAAAGTGGCACCATCCATTAGAGATATTGTACTTTGCATAAGTAGAGAATAGCAATGCTCACTCTTACATGAATAGGGTAAGAGTTTACATGTTTGTTTCACAGGCAGACCGGTATGGGCTTTGTCTCCACGATGGCCAGAATCGGATCCATGGCCGCTCCTGCAGTCCTGATCCTGGATGAGATCCTGCCGGCTCTGCCTAGCATTGTATACGGAGGATCCGCTGTGCTCGCTGGTTTAATAGCCTTTTTGCTTCCAGAAACCCTCGACATTCCTCTGCCTGATACCATTGAGGATGTAGAGGAGAAAAGGTAAAGTCTCAGAGCTGTTCACATGCGATCTATATCCATGATAAATCACTGTGATTGGCTTTCTGTTTCACCATCAGTTTACTGTACATTTCACTCTAACAGGGAAAAGAAAATTCAAAGTCTTAAAGAACAGACACAGAGTGAGTCAGTGGCCTTACAGGACATCAAGCAGAGTGGAGGAACATGTGAAGAGAGCAAGTCCTCTGGGCTTCATCCACTGTCAGAGACTTCAgctcaattaaattaataattattacacactGACACAAACATTCAAGCATTGTCGAAACTTGCTGTCTCAGTCTAGATCAATTAAACTGGACAGATTCATTTGTTTCTGCAtgggaacaggtttggagaaatgtagcactgcatcagtgtctcatcaatggatgctctgcagtgaatgggtaccatcagaatgagagtccaaacagctggtaaaaacatcacaataatccacaagtaatccacagcactccagtccatcagttaacatctgaaa
This window of the Cyprinus carpio isolate SPL01 chromosome A21, ASM1834038v1, whole genome shotgun sequence genome carries:
- the oatx gene encoding solute carrier family 22 member 6-A; its protein translation is MGFADLLDEVGGFGRFQMIHVTLLSIPGLLMASQNLLNNFTAGVPEHHCRIPNITAALNESTAALLRAFIPLDSSLTPSRCSRYTDAQWHLITDRPSHTNASDLQTEACAEGWTYDKTEFISSIVSEWDLVCTLRPLKQMSQTIYMGGVLTGAIIFGGLSDRFGRKGMLIWSYFQLAVLGTFTALSPSYVVYCVFRFLTGMSVSGVILNAVSLKVEWIPTKARTLVGTISSFFFTFGQMILAGVAYSLKDWRKIHVAVCLPFFAFFIYSWWYSESARWLVLNGRSEEALKHLHRVAKINGKPEMTEKITLEVLESHMQKEVQSSKSIHTVFDLLKTPTMRKISMCLMVVWFSTSFAYYGLAMDLQKFGVNIYLMQIIFGAVDFPAKLVALLMLSFLGRRITQGTCLLMSASVIFANIFVPKDMQITRTALAVLGKGFTSASFTCIYLFTGELYPTVIRQTGMGFVSTMARIGSMAAPAVLILDEILPALPSIVYGGSAVLAGLIAFLLPETLDIPLPDTIEDVEEKREKKIQSLKEQTQSESVALQDIKQSGGTCEESKSSGLHPLSETSAQLN